A single genomic interval of Daucus carota subsp. sativus chromosome 1, DH1 v3.0, whole genome shotgun sequence harbors:
- the LOC108203807 gene encoding leucine-rich repeat receptor protein kinase HPCA1, translated as MGLFRVLVVLVFSALIRGILSNTDDGDVAVLRSLKDQWQNTPPSWGKSNDPCGKAWEGVTCEKSRVTALSLSTMGLVGKLSGDIGGLSELKSLDLSFNKGLTGSLSPGLGNLKNLNTLILAGCGFTGTIPTELGNLPELSFLALNSNNFTGGIPRSLGNLSNLYWLDMADNQLSGSIPISSITAPGLNSLKKAKHFHFNKNQLTGSIPKELFSSDMVLIHVLFDGNQLSGSIPSTIGDVQTLEVLRLDRNGLTGRVPPGLNNLISVVELNLAHNKLTGPIPDLTGMNSLNYVDLSNNSFTPSEAPSWFSTLSSLTTLVFEYGSLEGLVPQDLFGLNQIQQVKLRNNAFDNTLNMSISISQQLQLIDLQDNNISFVTLGSGYKNTLMLIGNPVCNNGLANMDFCKLQQQTSQSYSTSVANCAKKSCASGQKLNPQSCECAYPYEGILYFRGPSFRELSNATIFHSLEMSLWVKLELTPGSVALDNPYFNSDDYLQVQMGLFPSDGKHFSRTEIQRLGFAFSNQTYKPPNEFGPYYFIAFPYLFRGEGGPSISSSVLAAIISLAVIMVLVLVGLGLYAVRQKKLAERAIGLSKPFASWAPSGKDSGGAPQLKGARWFSYDELKKCTNNFSDTNEIGSGGYGKVYRGILPNGQITAIKRAQQGSMQGGLEFKTEIELLSRVHHKNLVGLVGFCFEQGEQMLVYEYMPNGTLRESLSGKSGIHLDWKRRLRIALGSARGLAYLHDLANPPIIHRDVKSTNILLDENLTAKVADFGLSKLVSDSEKGHVSTQVKGTLGYLDPEYYMSQQLTEKSDVYSFGVVMLELLSARQPIEKGKYIVREVIIMLDKSEEENYGLKELMDPSLKTLTNLAGFERYLDLALQCVKESAADRPTMNEVVKTLETILMNDGLNTNSTTSASSSATDFGHTNGGPPAHPYDANAFTRKDVNDSDAFQYSGGFNISAKLEPK; from the exons ATGGGGCTCTTCAGGGTGCTGGTGGTTCTTGTTTTCTCTGCGCtgattcggggaattttatcGAATACTGATGATGGTGATG TGGCAGTCTTGAGATCATTGAAGGATCAGTGGCAAAATACTCCACCAAGCTGGGGGAAGTCGAACGATCCTTGTGGTAAAGCGTGGGAAGGAGTCACTTGTGAGAAGTCGAGGGTGACTGCGCT GAGCTTATCAACTATGGGACTTGTGGGTAAATTGAGTGGCGACATTGGGGGACTCAGCGAATTGAAATCCTT GGATCTGTCATTCAACAAAGGTCTAACAGGTTCCCTTTCTCCGGGTCTAGGCAATTTGAAAAATCTCAACACATT AATTCTTGCCGGATGTGGTTTCACTGGCACTATTCCGACTGAACTGGGAAATCTACCAGAGCTATCCTTTTT AGCACTGAATTCAAACAACTTCACTGGAGGTATTCCTCGTTCTTTGGGTAatctgtcgaatctctactGGTTAGACATGGCAGATAATCAGTTGAGTGGATCTATCCCTATTTCATCAATTACTGCCCCGGGCTTGAACTCTCTTAAAAAGGCAAAGCACTT CCATTTCAACAAGAATCAGCTTACAGGTTCAATACCTAAAGAACTTTTCAGCTCAGACATGGTACTTATACACGT GCTATTTGATGGAAACCAGTTAAGTGGGAGCATTCCTAGTACAATTGGAGACGTTCAGACACTGGAAGTTCT TCGGCTAGATAGAAATGGTCTAACAGGCAGAGTCCCGCCAGGCCTCAACAATCTCATCAGCGTTGTTGAACT TAATTTGGCACACAACAAACTTACTGGCCCAATACCGGACTTGACTGGAATGAATTCCCTCAATTATGT GGACTTGAGTAACAATTCCTTTACTCCATCAGAAGCTCCTTCATGGTTCTCAACCCTGTCATCACTTACGACTCT GGTGTTTGAATATGGTTCACTTGAAGGGCTAGTGCCACAAGACCTTTTTGGTCTTAACCAGATTCAACAAGT GAAACTGAGGAATAATGCATTTGACAATACATTAAACAtgagtatcagcatcagccagCAGCTGCAGCTCATTGATTTGCAGGACAACAACATATCCTTTGTAACACTAGGTTCTGGATATAAAAATACATTGAT GTTGATAGGAAATCCTGTATGCAACAACGGTCTTGCAAATATGGACTTCTGTAAGCTTCAACAACAAACATCACAGTCGTACTCAACTAGCGTAGCTAATTGTGCAAAAAAATCTTGTGCTTCTGGTCAGAAGCTCAACCCTCAGAGCTGTGAATGTGCATATCCATACGAAGGGATATTATACTTCAGAGGCCCTTCCTTCAGAGAGTTGTCTAATGCTACGATTTTCCATTCTTTAGAAATGAGCCTATGGGTTAAGTTGGAATTGACTCCAGGGTCAGTTGCCCTGGATAATCCATACTTCAATAGCGACGACTATCTGCAAGTGCAGATGGGTCTGTTTCCATCAGATGGAAAACATTTTAGTAGGACTGAGATTCAGAGGTTGGGTTTTGCTTTTAGCAATCAGACTTACAAGCCTCCTAACGAATTCGGTCCTTATTATTTTATAGCATTTCCATATTTATTCCGAG GTGAAGGTGGGCCATCTATTAGCTCAAGTGTTCTTGCAGCAATAATAAGTTTAGCTGTTATTATGGTCCTGGTGCTTGTTGGGCTAGGATTATATGCTGTTCGGCAAAAGAAGCTTGCAGAGAGAGCCATTGGATTAAGCAAACCATTTG CATCTTGGGCTCCAAGCGGAAAAGACAGTGGAGGTGCACCACAACTAAAGGGAGCTAGATGGTTCTCCTATGATGAGCTCAAGAAATGCACAAACAACTTCTCTGATACTAATGAGATTGGATCCGGTGGCTATGGCAAG GTCTATAGAGGAATCCTCCCCAATGGGCAAATAACCGCAATTAAAAGAGCTCAACAAGGTTCAATGCAAGGCGGACTAGAGTTTAAGACTGAAATTGAATTGCTTTCACGTGTTCATCATAAGAACCTTGTTGGCCTTGTGGGATTCTGTTTTGAACAAGGAGAGCAGATGCTGGTTTATGAATACATGCCCAATGGAACTCTTAGGGAAAGCTTGTCAG GGAAGTCTGGCATTCATCTAGACTGGAAGAGGAGGCTTCGAATTGCTCTGGGTTCAGCAAGAGGATTAGCCTATCTACATGATCTTGCAAACCCTCCTATAATTCACAGAGATGTGAAATCCACGAATATATTGTTGGATGAAAATCTAACAGCAAAAGTTGCAGACTTTGGCTTGTCTAAGCTAGTTTCAGACAGTGAAAAGGGGCATGTTTCTACTCAAGTTAAAGGCACATTA GGCTATCTAGACCCTGAATACTACATGAGTCAACAACTAACTGAGAAGAGCGACGTATATAGCTTTGGCGTGGTAATGCTTGAGCTACTAAGCGCTAGGCAACCAATTGAGAAAGGAAAGTACATTGTCCGCGAGGTCATAATCATGCTAGACAAAAGTGAAGAAGAGAATTACGGCCTAAAGGAGTTAATGGATCCGTCTCTCAAAACGCTCACCAATCTTGCAGGCTTCGAAAGGTACTTAGACTTGGCACTGCAATGTGTCAAAGAGTCAGCTGCAGATCGTCCAACAATGAACGAAGTGGTCAAGACACTAGAAACCATACTAATGAATGATGGACTGAACACGAATTCTACGACTTCTGCATCTTCATCTGCGACGGATTTTGGACACACAAACGGAGGTCCTCCAGCACATCCCTATGATGCTAATGCATTCACCAGAAAAGATGTGAATGATAGCGACGCGTTTCAGTACAGTGGCGGgtttaatatatcagcaaaatTGGAACCTAAATAA
- the LOC108205281 gene encoding L-ascorbate oxidase homolog isoform X1, whose product MGRSPLVTAAKLLLWLCSAGVVFGEDPYIFMDWDVKYGTMALLGVPQQVILINGQFPGPKINCTSNNNLVINVFNHIDEPLLFTFAGVQHRKNSWQDGMPGTMCPILPGTNFTYKMQVKDQIGSYVYFPTTGMLRASGGIGPLSIQSRELIPVPFDKPAQEFDVIAGDWYNRGHKALKTILDAGRSVGKPDGIQINGKSARPGEPAEPMFTMETGKTYRYRMCNVGMRTSLNFRFQEHSMKLVEIEGSHTVQNMYDSLDIHVGQCMSVLITADKTPKDYYLIVSSRFIKQTMTTVAIVRYANGNGPPSPEMPPGPEETKVGISLSMNQFRSFRWNLTASAARPNPQGSYHYGGINITRTIKLVNSRGNVNGKLRFGLNGVSHIDKETPVKLAEYFGKADSVFKYDTIKDEPPQDNKPLIIETNVVNATYRNFIEIIFENHEKTIQGYHLDGFSFFAVGMERGEWSPDKRRFYNLIDAVSRHTIHVFPNSWSAVMTTLDNAGMWNLRSDMWERFYLGQQLYFSVLSPERSLKDEYNIPDNAIKCGIVKDLPSPAPYVI is encoded by the coding sequence ATGGGAAGATCTCCGCTGGTCACAGCAGCAAAGTTGTTGCTGTGGCTATGTAGTGCAGGGGTTGTTTTCGGTGAAGACCCTTATATTTTTATGGATTGGGATGTCAAGTATGGCACCATGGCTTTATTGGGTGTTCCGCAACAAGTTATTCTAATCAATGGTCAGTTCCCTGGTCCTAAAATTAACTGCACTTCCAATAATAACCTTGTTATCAACGTCTTCAACCATATAGATGAGCCTCTTCTTTTTACATTTGCTGGCGTTCAGCACAGAAAGAACTCGTGGCAGGATGGTATGCCGGGTACGATGTGCCCCATTTTGCCGGGCACAAACTTCACCTACAAAATGCAGGTGAAGGATCAAATAGGAAGCTACGTCTACTTCCCCACCACCGGCATGCTCAGGGCTTCAGGGGGAATCGGTCCCCTGAGTATTCAGAGCCGTGAGCTTATACCGGTTCCTTTTGATAAACCTGCCCAAGAGTTCGATGTAATTGCTGGGGATTGGTATAATAGGGGACACAAGGCCCTTAAGACAATCTTGGATGCAGGACGGTCTGTGGGGAAGCCTGATGGAATCCAGATCAACGGAAAATCTGCTAGACCTGGTGAGCCTGCGGAGCCTATGTTCACAATGGAAACAGGGAAAACATACAGATACAGAATGTGCAACGTGGGGATGAGAACCTCTCTTAATTTCCGGTTCCAGGAACATTCCATGAAGCTTGTCGAAATTGAGGGCTCTCACACTGTGCAAAACATGTACGATAGCCTCGACATCCATGTCGGGCAATGTATGTCCGTCCTGATAACCGCTGACAAGACGCCGAAAGATTATTACCTAATCGTTTCCTCCCGTTTCATAAAGCAAACCATGACCACCGTTGCCATCGTCCGTTACGCCAATGGCAACGGACCGCCCTCCCCAGAGATGCCACCAGGGCCAGAAGAGACGAAAGTCGGAATCAGCCTGTCTATGAACCAATTCCGCTCTTTCAGATGGAACCTCACAGCCAGCGCGGCCCGTCCTAATCCGCAAGGCTCATACCATTACGGAGGAATCAACATTACCCGCACCATCAAGCTTGTCAACAGCAGGGGAAATGTCAATGGGAAGCTCCGCTTCGGCCTCAACGGTGTCTCCCACATCGACAAGGAAACTCCAGTGAAACTTGCAGAGTACTTTGGCAAAGCAGACTCTGTTTTCAAATACGATACAATCAAAGATGAACCTCCACAAGACAACAAGCCCTTGATCATAGAAACAAACGTTGTCAACGCCACATACCGTAACTTCATTGAAATCATATTCGAGAATCACGAGAAAACAATCCAAGGATACCACTTAGACGGGTTCTCATTCTTCGCGGTTGGAATGGAAAGGGGGGAATGGTCACCCGATAAGCGGAGGTTCTACAATTTAATAGATGCCGTGAGCCGGCACACGATCCACGTGTTCCCGAACTCATGGTCAGCAGTGATGACAACTCTCGACAATGCCGGAATGTGGAACTTACGGTCCGACATGTGGGAGAGATTCTACTTAGGACAGCAACTATACTTCAGTGTTCTGTCACCAGAGCGGTCACTCAAGGATGAGTATAACATTCCGGACAATGCCATCAAGTGTGGCATTGTCAAGGACTTGCCTTCGCCAGCTCCTTACGTTATTTAA
- the LOC108205281 gene encoding L-ascorbate oxidase homolog isoform X2 — protein MHRKNSWQDGMPGTMCPILPGTNFTYKMQVKDQIGSYVYFPTTGMLRASGGIGPLSIQSRELIPVPFDKPAQEFDVIAGDWYNRGHKALKTILDAGRSVGKPDGIQINGKSARPGEPAEPMFTMETGKTYRYRMCNVGMRTSLNFRFQEHSMKLVEIEGSHTVQNMYDSLDIHVGQCMSVLITADKTPKDYYLIVSSRFIKQTMTTVAIVRYANGNGPPSPEMPPGPEETKVGISLSMNQFRSFRWNLTASAARPNPQGSYHYGGINITRTIKLVNSRGNVNGKLRFGLNGVSHIDKETPVKLAEYFGKADSVFKYDTIKDEPPQDNKPLIIETNVVNATYRNFIEIIFENHEKTIQGYHLDGFSFFAVGMERGEWSPDKRRFYNLIDAVSRHTIHVFPNSWSAVMTTLDNAGMWNLRSDMWERFYLGQQLYFSVLSPERSLKDEYNIPDNAIKCGIVKDLPSPAPYVI, from the exons ATG CACAGAAAGAACTCGTGGCAGGATGGTATGCCGGGTACGATGTGCCCCATTTTGCCGGGCACAAACTTCACCTACAAAATGCAGGTGAAGGATCAAATAGGAAGCTACGTCTACTTCCCCACCACCGGCATGCTCAGGGCTTCAGGGGGAATCGGTCCCCTGAGTATTCAGAGCCGTGAGCTTATACCGGTTCCTTTTGATAAACCTGCCCAAGAGTTCGATGTAATTGCTGGGGATTGGTATAATAGGGGACACAAGGCCCTTAAGACAATCTTGGATGCAGGACGGTCTGTGGGGAAGCCTGATGGAATCCAGATCAACGGAAAATCTGCTAGACCTGGTGAGCCTGCGGAGCCTATGTTCACAATGGAAACAGGGAAAACATACAGATACAGAATGTGCAACGTGGGGATGAGAACCTCTCTTAATTTCCGGTTCCAGGAACATTCCATGAAGCTTGTCGAAATTGAGGGCTCTCACACTGTGCAAAACATGTACGATAGCCTCGACATCCATGTCGGGCAATGTATGTCCGTCCTGATAACCGCTGACAAGACGCCGAAAGATTATTACCTAATCGTTTCCTCCCGTTTCATAAAGCAAACCATGACCACCGTTGCCATCGTCCGTTACGCCAATGGCAACGGACCGCCCTCCCCAGAGATGCCACCAGGGCCAGAAGAGACGAAAGTCGGAATCAGCCTGTCTATGAACCAATTCCGCTCTTTCAGATGGAACCTCACAGCCAGCGCGGCCCGTCCTAATCCGCAAGGCTCATACCATTACGGAGGAATCAACATTACCCGCACCATCAAGCTTGTCAACAGCAGGGGAAATGTCAATGGGAAGCTCCGCTTCGGCCTCAACGGTGTCTCCCACATCGACAAGGAAACTCCAGTGAAACTTGCAGAGTACTTTGGCAAAGCAGACTCTGTTTTCAAATACGATACAATCAAAGATGAACCTCCACAAGACAACAAGCCCTTGATCATAGAAACAAACGTTGTCAACGCCACATACCGTAACTTCATTGAAATCATATTCGAGAATCACGAGAAAACAATCCAAGGATACCACTTAGACGGGTTCTCATTCTTCGCGGTTGGAATGGAAAGGGGGGAATGGTCACCCGATAAGCGGAGGTTCTACAATTTAATAGATGCCGTGAGCCGGCACACGATCCACGTGTTCCCGAACTCATGGTCAGCAGTGATGACAACTCTCGACAATGCCGGAATGTGGAACTTACGGTCCGACATGTGGGAGAGATTCTACTTAGGACAGCAACTATACTTCAGTGTTCTGTCACCAGAGCGGTCACTCAAGGATGAGTATAACATTCCGGACAATGCCATCAAGTGTGGCATTGTCAAGGACTTGCCTTCGCCAGCTCCTTACGTTATTTAA